One Halobacterium sp. DL1 DNA window includes the following coding sequences:
- a CDS encoding ATPase, producing MAAAGLGLASRTSAAVEGQFVLEQGDRCVPLTPLSGAKPVEELYQWGLADYDWSATGLVELERPETSILFLYDGPNGLSLVLVHDKYGDGTNGGSVTFEFAGLPLDGQWVVQDDLYDADSNYDRWARNGDTATVDWTWTTGRTDGGVFRGLGELPDLELRISPAFNAAAALYGEYFDGELTDWQVLSGSLDAPDRTSLALDEPVTIRRGTCSTDSTGGSGSDGGDGSDGGDGGDGSDGEDGSDGGDSSSDDDGDSSGDDSTDSGSDDEETGPDEESGSGADDDSEDADDENDHEEEDDDDEDEDDDEDHPGKGKGHEKGKGKGHEKGKGKGHEKGKGKGHEKHGDHDDDDDDKDSDDESEDDDRDGDDDDEEGEEDD from the coding sequence GTGGCTGCGGCGGGTCTCGGACTCGCTTCGCGAACCAGTGCGGCGGTCGAGGGACAGTTCGTCCTCGAACAGGGGGACCGGTGCGTTCCGCTGACGCCGCTCTCGGGCGCCAAGCCCGTCGAGGAGCTCTACCAGTGGGGGCTCGCCGACTACGACTGGAGCGCCACCGGACTCGTCGAACTGGAGCGACCCGAGACGAGCATCCTGTTCCTCTACGACGGCCCGAACGGTCTCAGCCTCGTGCTCGTCCACGACAAGTACGGCGACGGGACGAACGGTGGCTCGGTCACCTTCGAGTTCGCGGGACTCCCCCTCGACGGCCAGTGGGTCGTCCAGGACGACCTCTACGACGCCGACTCGAACTACGACCGCTGGGCCCGGAACGGCGACACCGCCACCGTCGACTGGACGTGGACCACCGGCCGCACCGACGGCGGCGTCTTCCGCGGCCTCGGCGAACTGCCCGACCTGGAGCTCCGGATTTCGCCGGCATTCAACGCCGCGGCCGCGCTCTATGGAGAGTACTTCGACGGGGAACTCACCGACTGGCAGGTGCTCTCCGGGTCGCTCGACGCGCCGGACCGAACCTCGCTCGCCCTCGACGAACCCGTGACCATCCGGCGGGGAACGTGCTCCACCGACAGCACGGGCGGGAGCGGTAGCGATGGCGGAGACGGCAGTGATGGCGGAGATGGTGGCGACGGCAGTGACGGCGAGGACGGTAGCGATGGCGGCGACAGCAGTAGCGACGACGACGGCGACAGCAGCGGCGACGACAGCACCGACAGCGGGAGTGACGACGAGGAAACCGGACCGGACGAGGAGAGTGGCAGCGGGGCGGACGACGATAGCGAGGACGCTGACGACGAGAACGACCACGAGGAGGAGGACGATGATGACGAAGACGAGGACGATGACGAGGACCACCCCGGGAAGGGCAAGGGTCACGAGAAAGGCAAGGGGAAAGGCCACGAGAAAGGCAAGGGGAAAGGCCACGAGAAAGGCAAGGGCAAGGGTCACGAGAAGCACGGCGACCACGACGACGACGATGATGACAAAGACAGTGACGACGAAAGCGAGGACGACGATAGAGACGGCGACGACGATGACGAGGAAGGTGAGGAAGACGACTAA